TCAGGATGCGCTCGGCGAGGCCCGCAAGTTCCTGCAAGCCGAGATGAAAAAGAACCTCAGCAAAGGCGGGCCGAGTGGTTTGCGCGTCCGTTCGGGTCGCCTGATCCGCTCGGTTCGGACCTACCTCAAAAAGACTCCAACCGGCGGCGACCTGAGCTTGGGCATGGCCTTTTATGGCTGGGTGCATGACCGTGGCGCAGTCATCCAGGCCAAGACGCCACGGGGCCTGTTCTTCCGCACTGCGGGCGGCTTCCGGCGCGTCATGCGCGTTGTCCTCCCTGAGCGCCGCTTTGCCCGTGACGCGCTGGACGCCACCCGCAAGGTGTTTCCGCAATACCTGGCACAAGCCCTGAAGGCGGCGGCCAAATGATCGTTCTGAACTTCATCCAGGCGCTCAAAGCTGAGCTTCAGACCAGCTTCCCTCAGTACACCGTGCTTGCCCGTGAGCCGATTGAAGGGGAACTGAAGGCCAGCAACGCTGAGCGGCAACTTTGGATCACCACCGAGGGCTTCGACTCCGGCGAGGACGTGGCCGATCAGGGCTACAGCACCGAGATCCGCGTGCCGGTGTTCGTCAGCATCGTCATTCAGCGGCCCAAAACCGAAGCCGCCACCATCGCCGCCCTGACCCGCCGTCTGAACGTGGTGCAGGCCTGCCAGCGGGCCGCCCGCGCCTTCAACCATCAGGAGTCAGGCGCTCTGGTCAACTTTATGCAGGAACAGCCGCTCATCGTCGAGGGCTTTCTGGTGAGCGTGACCCATCTGGACATCGAATACGACCTGGGAGCGGAGGACGAATGAAAAAGCATTACCGATATGACGGAGAGGCGACGGGTTTTCTACCCGGCATCGGCAGCGTGGAACCCGGCACGGTCATCGAAGCCACCAGCGACAGCCACGAAGCGGCCATCAAAGCCAGCGGGCACTTCAAGCTGGACCGCCCACACAAGGAAGAGGCCGCGCTCGACAAGCCCAAAGCGGAACCCAAAGCCGAAGACAGCGGCAAAGGTGGTAAGAAATGAGCACCCCCAGACTCGGCAAATACGGAGCCATCGCTATTGCCCTTCAGACGGCAGTGGGCACGCCAGCAACGGCCCCCACCAACACCCTGCGGACCACCGCGTTCGGCAACCCCATGCCCGAATACACCTACACCAATGATGAAATTGCCGACGGGACCATCTTCGAGACTGGCGAGCAGCTTCAGGGTGTGGCCGCCTCGCAGCGTCAGATCACGGCGCAGGCCACCCTGGCCGACTTGCCGCTGCTGCTGACCGCCATGCTGGGCACGCCTGCTGCCGCTTCCGGAACCCCGCCCCAGGCCAAGCTGATTCCGCGCCTGGATGACTTCGCGGCCCTCGCGCCGGGCCAGCCGCTGACGGTGTGGCAGCCGCACCCGGTCAGGAACAGCCTGTTCACCGACGTGCAGATCAGCTCCATCGTCATCACCATCAGCAACCGCGCCACCGCGACGGTGCAGGTGACGCTGAATACCACCCGCGTCAGTCCGCTCGGCACGGTGCCGGTGCTGCCTGCGGTGAGCAATACCGAGCTGGCGAAGTTCATGAACTTCTTCGTCAAGTACGCCGCCGCGACGGTGCTGCCCACCGAGGCCACCATCACGATCACGCAGCCGATGGAAGCCGAGGACGCCGCGCAGGGCCTGGACGCCACCAACAACCTGTACGCGGTGGGTTGGAGCCGCAGCGGGGCGCTCTCGGCAATGGTCAACATCCGGGTGGGTGCGGCCAGCACACCAGACGCCCTGCGGGACGCTTACGAGAGCGGGGCCGACGCGGTGCTGGAAGCCGGGTTCAAGATTGGGGCCAAGGAGCTGAGCGTCAAATTCCCACACTCGCGGGTCAGCACCTTCGTCCCGGACGGCGGCCTGGGCCGGATCGTGGTCCCCATCGACATCAAAGCCACGAGCAACGCAGGTGCGCCGACGTTCGAGTGGAACTTGCCCGGCTAAACCCGCCTCACTGCCCACCTCGCGCCCGGCCTCACCGCTGGGCGCGTTTCCTTTGGGTGTCACTCGCCCCGTGAGACTGACAGCATGACCAACCCGCACCCCGCGCTCAAACTCAAAGGCTTCACCAAGACCGTCACGCTCAGCACCGGCATTGACGTCATCATCAAGAAGCTGAACATCGAGGCGTACACCATGGACGCCGCCCGGCACGTCATGAGCACGCCTGCCCTGCTCACGGCGGCAGGTGAGTACGCCAAAGAGAGCGCGGCGGCCATTGAGTCCGTCGATGGCCAGGCCCCCACCATGAGCCGCGAGCAAATGCTCGAAACGAGCCTCCAGATTCAGGAGAAGCTGCTGCGGGGCGCGCTGATCGAACCGAAGCTGGAAGCGCTCGTTGAGCTGTACGGCGGCAGTCTGGAGGAACCCGACTACGGCCTGGGGCCGGACCTGACGGTGCTGCTGGAAGCGGTGCAGGCGTTCAGCGCCCCCGACAAGAAGGTGGTCGCCCAGGCGGAAGCGTTTCCTGACAAGGCACGCGGTAAGCCTGCACGCACTGGCTAAGTCCTACGGATGCCGCCCGCACTTGCTGCTGACGATCAATGGGGCTGAGCCTCACGAGCTGCTGGCCTTCGACACGGCGATCATGCTCTGGGCAAACGCGGTGGAAGGAGAGCGGCAGTATCACGAGAAGACGAGAACCAAATCAGAGTGAGACCGAAACAGAAAGCCCCTAGCGTCGGCCAGGGGCTTTCTGTTCGTTGCAGAGATCTTATTTGGGTTTGTATGGGTCTTCGCTGCTGCTTTCGGTGCAGCCTTACGCCCAGCCCGGCTGCTACCGAGCTGCTGGCCCTTGTCGTCGCTGGCCTGTATCTTCAATGACCGATCAAACTTGAAGCGAATTCAGTACCCGGCCAGGCCCTCGGTGCCGATGGGCAGCCCGGTGGCGTCGCCGCCTGCGATGGGCGTCAGGTTGCCGTCCGCACCGATGCGGTAGGCCGCCACCACGCCCAGGCCACTGAACTGCTGGTAGAGGTAGTTGCCGTCCTGGCTGATGACCAGATCTACCGGGCCGCTGCTGGGGCCGTCCATGAAATCCACTGCGCTGCCGGGAGCCAGCGAGGCCGTATTGCCGTTGACCAGCGACAGCGAGGCATCTGCGCCGATACGGTACACCGAGATGCTGCCCGACGAGGTGTTGGCCGCGTAAACAAACTGCTTGTCCGGCGTAATTTTGAGCCAGCAGGTCGCCTTCTGGTTGTTGGGCAATGCCGAGGTGATGGGCGTAAGCTTGCCAGAGGCGTCAAGTGAGTACGACGACACTGAGTTGCTCATGGCGTCAGCCACCAGGACGTGCGTATCGTCCAGCCAGACGCTGCCGAACGGCCCTTTACCTGCACTGACGTTTACCACGCCCGCGCCGAGCGTGCCGCCTGCCTGCACCGGGTAAAGGGTCAGGTTGCCGTTCATCAATTCCACGCTCTCCAGGAACCGGGCGTCGGGGCTGAATTTGATCTGGGTAATGACGCTGGCCTTGTCCGGCGCGTAGCTGGCTGTGGGAATGCCTTTGAGCGAGCCGTCTGCCTGAATCTGAAAGCCGGTGATCTGCACGTTCTGATCACTGGCGCTGCCATGACTGACGTAGAGCAGATTGCCGCTCACACTCAGGCTGGTGGGTGCAGGTGCGCCGCTGGGATAGCTGCCGATTAGCCGGGGCGTGCCGGAAGCATCCAGAGAAAAAGCAGAGACACTGCCGCTGCCCGCATTTGCGACGAAGAGACGCTGATGGTCAAGCGTCAGCACCACGCTGTCGTTGGAAAACAGCGGATCGACTGCCGCCTTGCCCGGCTTAATGACGACCAGCTTCCCGTCCGAGCCTTGGCCGCCCGTAGCGATTTCGTTCAGCTTGACCAGCTTGCCGTCACCGCTGCGGCCATACTCGACCACGCTGTTGGTGGCCGCATTGGTCTGGGCGTAAATGTACCCGGCATACTTGGCAGTCGGTGCGATGATGTTTCCGCAGGCAGAGAGCAGGACCGTTAGGCCGATCAGGGCGGCAAGGGGGGATGCTTGACGTTTCATGGAACCTCCTGAAGTAGGCAGCGGCGACGACGAGCAAATCCAGCATTGGCCTGTAAAATCAGCCTGCCGAACTTGACCCATTGAACTGGACCGCTGAGCGCTTCTATCTTCTTATACGCAGCAATCTGGGCAGAAAGTTCAATACGTGAATTTGAGTTGAGTTCCATATTTGCGGCCCACTGACCAAGCCGCCAACTGATCTGCCTGCCTGCACCGTCTTCCTGCCGAGTGTCA
This portion of the Deinococcus rubellus genome encodes:
- a CDS encoding lactonase family protein, translated to MKRQASPLAALIGLTVLLSACGNIIAPTAKYAGYIYAQTNAATNSVVEYGRSGDGKLVKLNEIATGGQGSDGKLVVIKPGKAAVDPLFSNDSVVLTLDHQRLFVANAGSGSVSAFSLDASGTPRLIGSYPSGAPAPTSLSVSGNLLYVSHGSASDQNVQITGFQIQADGSLKGIPTASYAPDKASVITQIKFSPDARFLESVELMNGNLTLYPVQAGGTLGAGVVNVSAGKGPFGSVWLDDTHVLVADAMSNSVSSYSLDASGKLTPITSALPNNQKATCWLKITPDKQFVYAANTSSGSISVYRIGADASLSLVNGNTASLAPGSAVDFMDGPSSGPVDLVISQDGNYLYQQFSGLGVVAAYRIGADGNLTPIAGGDATGLPIGTEGLAGY